Proteins encoded in a region of the Stieleria neptunia genome:
- the rfbA gene encoding glucose-1-phosphate thymidylyltransferase RfbA produces the protein MSPTAPLPNSPSTRKGIILAGGSGSRLHPITKGISKQLLPIYDKPMVYYPLSTLMLAGIREILLISTPHDLPGFQRLLGDGSEWGIELSYAEQPSPDGLAQAFIIGADFIGDCPSALVLGDNIFYGQGFSTQLQQVSSRIDGATIFGYQVTDPQRYGIVEFNSEGRAISLEEKPKAPKSHFAIPGLYFYDRDVIEIAANLRPSQRGELEITDVNRVYLEREKLSVEKLSRGFAWLDTGTRDSLLDSCNFIAAIEKRQGLKIGCLEEVSLRMGYISPASLRIQALAMNNEYGQYLQGLFLDFDIANTGHL, from the coding sequence ATGTCCCCTACTGCCCCACTGCCCAACTCCCCCTCTACCCGCAAAGGAATCATCCTCGCCGGCGGAAGCGGTTCTCGCCTACACCCAATCACCAAAGGCATATCCAAGCAACTATTGCCGATCTATGACAAGCCGATGGTTTACTATCCGCTGTCAACTTTAATGCTTGCCGGTATTCGGGAGATTCTCTTGATCTCGACACCACATGATTTACCTGGGTTCCAACGGTTGCTTGGAGACGGTTCCGAATGGGGCATTGAGCTTTCATATGCGGAGCAGCCGAGTCCCGATGGACTCGCCCAAGCGTTCATCATCGGCGCGGACTTCATCGGCGACTGCCCGTCGGCTTTGGTTTTGGGCGACAATATTTTCTACGGACAGGGGTTTAGCACGCAGCTTCAGCAAGTTTCATCACGTATCGACGGCGCGACGATTTTTGGATATCAAGTTACGGATCCTCAGCGATACGGGATTGTTGAATTCAATTCAGAAGGTCGGGCAATTTCGCTTGAAGAAAAACCAAAGGCCCCCAAATCACACTTCGCTATCCCAGGATTGTACTTTTACGATCGGGACGTCATTGAAATTGCCGCAAATCTCAGGCCGTCACAAAGAGGAGAATTGGAAATCACCGACGTCAATCGCGTTTACTTGGAACGTGAAAAGTTATCGGTCGAAAAACTGAGTCGCGGCTTTGCTTGGCTCGACACGGGTACCCGTGATTCGCTATTGGATTCATGCAATTTTATTGCTGCAATAGAGAAGCGACAGGGGCTAAAAATCGGATGCTTAGAAGAGGTGTCATTGCGCATGGGATACATCTCTCCAGCAAGTTTGAGAATTCAGGCTCTGGCCATGAACAATGAATACGGACAGTATTTGCAGGGACTATTCCTCGATTTCGACATTGCTAACACGGGGCATCTATGA
- a CDS encoding four helix bundle protein, which produces MGKPHRRLSVWQESMALVESIYQCTNTFPSEEKFGLLSQMRRCAVSIPSNIAEGAAKSSAADYSRFLTIAIGSLSELDTQLELSKRLQFLNDAAFESLDSQLGSISRMLIGLRRSIRSKA; this is translated from the coding sequence TTGGGGAAACCGCATCGGCGACTTAGTGTTTGGCAGGAATCGATGGCTTTGGTGGAATCAATCTATCAGTGCACGAACACGTTTCCTTCGGAAGAGAAGTTTGGACTTCTCTCTCAAATGCGTCGTTGTGCAGTTTCAATCCCGTCCAACATCGCCGAGGGGGCAGCTAAATCCTCAGCCGCTGACTACTCCCGATTCCTCACGATCGCCATCGGATCCCTTTCCGAACTCGACACACAACTCGAACTGTCCAAACGACTCCAATTCCTGAATGACGCTGCATTCGAATCACTCGACTCCCAACTCGGTTCAATCAGTCGGATGTTGATCGGACTTCGACGCTCCATACGCTCAAAGGCATAG
- a CDS encoding lipopolysaccharide biosynthesis protein — MNKEPIDGKGGASVAKSLRWVGFAKYTTLGARLGISLVMARLLAPELFGIIEMAYTFFMFAKLMRGFSIAEIIVQRDTIDQRTLSTLYWLNLGICSAATFLLLCLSPVAALMYANPMVGWVAAALSICFLLEGMSLVSQSLLQRDMNFYAIGIREIAEVVVMGVVSVALAVVGFGVWAIVLGTLASLVARNVTLYLVRPFAPSRVFDRDVLKSSFGFAANMSGVKFLGYLRQNFDKILISVVLGASAVGFYGVSRKLVLFPHESVTQIVNRVASRRFARAQKNASEISDLYLRAIGATAILIVPIYVALSVFAYELVPLLLGHQWHESIPLVQVLAFSAMISTLSTVKHRVAIACGKPNVLLRSNLVRLVISCTMTSVAIGWGLTAVAWALLFATLIGWFVENRIIFVDLPGISLFRQFEQLRKPMLAASLGGVAALLLKAAISGMAFSALSVVCICLPSMVFTYTIVLRVLQPTGLIDLAEVGPPRLRRFFCAST, encoded by the coding sequence TTGAACAAAGAACCAATAGACGGGAAGGGGGGCGCATCAGTCGCGAAGTCTCTTCGCTGGGTCGGGTTTGCAAAGTACACAACTCTCGGAGCACGCCTAGGGATCTCCCTCGTCATGGCTCGGCTGCTAGCGCCTGAGTTGTTCGGTATAATCGAAATGGCTTACACGTTCTTCATGTTTGCGAAACTGATGCGGGGATTCTCAATCGCCGAAATCATCGTTCAGCGAGATACGATTGACCAGCGAACCCTTAGCACGCTTTATTGGCTGAATCTCGGCATCTGCTCTGCCGCGACGTTCTTGTTGCTTTGTCTTTCCCCCGTCGCTGCGTTGATGTATGCCAACCCAATGGTCGGTTGGGTGGCAGCTGCTTTGTCGATCTGCTTTCTGCTCGAGGGGATGTCGTTGGTCTCTCAGAGCCTGCTGCAGCGTGACATGAACTTTTACGCAATTGGAATTCGTGAGATTGCTGAAGTCGTTGTCATGGGAGTTGTATCGGTGGCTCTCGCCGTGGTGGGGTTTGGTGTCTGGGCGATCGTTCTGGGAACCTTGGCCAGCCTCGTCGCCAGAAATGTGACTCTTTATCTCGTGCGACCGTTCGCGCCATCGAGGGTGTTTGATCGAGACGTTCTGAAGTCGTCGTTTGGATTTGCGGCGAACATGTCGGGAGTGAAATTCCTCGGCTATCTTCGCCAAAACTTTGACAAAATCCTAATCAGCGTCGTTCTGGGAGCTTCTGCAGTTGGTTTTTATGGTGTTTCTCGAAAATTGGTGTTGTTCCCACACGAATCAGTGACGCAAATTGTAAACCGAGTTGCCTCAAGGCGGTTCGCCCGCGCTCAAAAGAATGCAAGTGAGATAAGCGATCTCTATTTGCGAGCCATTGGTGCCACTGCGATTCTGATTGTGCCAATTTATGTTGCGTTATCAGTTTTTGCTTATGAACTCGTGCCGCTATTGCTTGGCCACCAGTGGCACGAATCGATACCACTCGTTCAGGTGCTTGCGTTTTCGGCAATGATTTCAACGCTGTCGACTGTAAAGCACAGGGTTGCGATTGCCTGCGGGAAGCCTAACGTGCTGCTGCGTTCAAATTTGGTCCGATTAGTTATCTCTTGCACAATGACGTCAGTCGCCATTGGATGGGGACTAACAGCCGTTGCGTGGGCACTACTCTTTGCAACACTGATTGGTTGGTTTGTAGAAAACAGAATCATCTTCGTTGATCTGCCTGGGATTTCGCTCTTCCGCCAGTTCGAGCAACTTCGAAAACCAATGCTTGCGGCATCTCTTGGAGGTGTCGCCGCGCTGCTGTTGAAAGCGGCGATTTCTGGAATGGCCTTCTCAGCACTTTCGGTCGTGTGCATCTGCTTGCCTTCAATGGTGTTCACCTACACGATAGTTTTGCGAGTTCTCCAGCCAACTGGACTCATTGACCTTGCTGAAGTTGGGCCACCAAGACTCAGACGTTTTTTCTGTGCAAGCACGTAA
- a CDS encoding sugar nucleotide-binding protein encodes MHIALIGASGYVGSEFTQQINDRGHQMTAIGRSNCDVYSVSSLLSVLEDASPDILINCAGYTGKPNVDACELDKANCIAGNTVLPGVIQEACETIGIPWGHVSSGCIFTGRRADGNGFTELDEPNFSFRQNNCSWYSGTKALGEEVLAGASKCYIWRLRIPFSNIDSPRNYLSKVQRYENLLEAENSLSNLPEYVAAALDCFEKNVPFGTYNLTNPGSVATSEVVEMIKEAGVSDKEFRFFDSEDEFMAKAAKTPRSNCVMDSSKALVAGLKLTPIHDCIRATLAQWQPEAVASDEQRVAT; translated from the coding sequence ATGCACATCGCTCTTATCGGTGCTTCCGGATACGTCGGGAGCGAATTCACACAGCAAATCAACGACCGTGGTCATCAAATGACCGCCATCGGCCGCTCCAATTGCGATGTCTACTCTGTTAGCTCATTGCTCTCGGTCTTGGAAGACGCGTCGCCGGACATCCTGATCAATTGCGCCGGATACACCGGAAAGCCCAATGTCGACGCGTGCGAGTTGGACAAAGCCAACTGCATCGCTGGGAATACTGTGTTGCCGGGCGTGATTCAAGAGGCCTGCGAGACAATCGGGATACCTTGGGGGCATGTTTCGTCGGGCTGCATCTTCACTGGACGACGAGCGGATGGGAATGGATTCACCGAGTTGGACGAACCCAACTTCTCCTTCCGCCAAAACAACTGCAGTTGGTACTCCGGAACCAAAGCACTCGGCGAAGAGGTTCTAGCAGGCGCATCAAAGTGTTACATCTGGCGGCTTCGCATTCCGTTTTCAAACATCGATTCACCCCGCAATTACCTCTCCAAAGTCCAACGCTACGAGAATTTGCTCGAAGCCGAAAACAGCCTTTCCAATCTGCCCGAATACGTCGCCGCGGCGTTGGACTGCTTCGAAAAAAATGTGCCGTTCGGCACGTACAACCTGACCAACCCCGGCAGCGTGGCGACCTCCGAAGTCGTCGAGATGATCAAGGAAGCCGGTGTAAGCGACAAAGAATTCCGCTTCTTCGATTCCGAAGACGAATTCATGGCCAAGGCCGCCAAGACCCCGCGATCCAACTGCGTGATGGACAGCAGCAAAGCACTCGTCGCGGGCCTCAAGCTCACCCCTATTCACGACTGCATCCGAGCGACGCTCGCACAGTGGCAACCTGAAGCAGTGGCGAGCGACGAGCAGCGCGTGGCGACCTAG
- a CDS encoding ISAzo13 family transposase, with protein sequence MSVRVGGDPDEPDVVYTNLASTEMAEKAAEAGTPVSDKTVSAWLNSLKIGFRKMIKTISGGLSADREQQFDLIAGHVESYQAAGNPVFSIDTKSKEFLGRLYRAGRIRTTEPIEAFDHDFPSWADGVVIPHGIYDIGRNAGHVNIGLSHETSRFATDSLKWYWNRIGKRCYPDTNSILLLCDCGGSNSASKYIFKHYLQKLVDTIGIEIRVAHYPSYCSKYNPIERRFFPHLGRACSGMLFDKLETVVKLMRNTSTRTGLRTTVNVLRGLYETGENATATMKAALRTVFDEQIPRWNYRFSPINRH encoded by the coding sequence TTGAGCGTTCGTGTTGGAGGCGATCCTGATGAGCCCGACGTGGTTTACACAAACCTGGCCTCCACTGAAATGGCTGAGAAGGCGGCCGAGGCCGGCACCCCTGTGAGCGACAAGACGGTCTCCGCTTGGCTGAATAGCTTGAAGATCGGTTTTCGAAAAATGATCAAAACTATTTCCGGTGGCTTGTCAGCGGATCGCGAGCAGCAGTTTGATCTCATCGCAGGACATGTGGAGAGCTATCAGGCTGCCGGCAATCCGGTCTTTTCGATCGACACAAAAAGCAAAGAATTCCTGGGCCGTCTTTACCGGGCCGGTCGCATTCGCACCACAGAGCCCATTGAAGCGTTCGACCACGACTTTCCGAGTTGGGCTGATGGCGTTGTGATTCCTCACGGAATCTACGACATCGGACGAAATGCTGGGCACGTCAACATTGGACTCTCTCACGAGACGAGTCGCTTCGCGACCGATAGCCTCAAATGGTACTGGAACCGGATAGGGAAACGTTGTTATCCGGATACCAATTCCATTTTGCTATTGTGCGATTGCGGCGGTAGCAACTCAGCTTCAAAATACATCTTCAAGCACTACCTTCAAAAGTTGGTCGACACGATCGGCATCGAAATTCGGGTAGCCCACTATCCAAGCTACTGTTCAAAATACAATCCGATTGAACGCCGTTTTTTTCCGCATCTTGGACGTGCTTGCTCCGGGATGCTTTTCGATAAGTTGGAAACAGTTGTCAAGTTGATGCGGAACACATCGACTCGGACCGGCCTTCGCACTACGGTCAACGTCTTGCGAGGGTTGTACGAGACGGGTGAGAACGCGACCGCAACAATGAAAGCAGCTCTGCGTACAGTTTTTGACGAACAAATACCGAGATGGAACTATCGATTCTCGCCAATTAACCGACACTAA
- a CDS encoding glycosyltransferase family protein, protein MKIYYWNIRPNFGDLINPWLWPKVFPDFRFETLPKTKKGVVDAGDAATLLVGIGTLLNDRFPKSGRSIVIGSGVGYGSAPKISEPSRIYCVRGPKSAEALSLPASMGIIDPGILLREYYSKADSRSHEFSFMPQISSVAKEQGCWRRICEDLGFGYIDPRDPVEKSAKAIAETGTLLTESMHGAIVAEALGVPWVPIVTRREILAFKWHDWCESVDVEYQPAFVSSITQPVSPTFRQKLKLSVSLPLAKRQLQHASKREPSQARDGVIDSRISQLKDVFAEVAKCESVQC, encoded by the coding sequence ATGAAGATTTATTACTGGAACATTCGTCCTAATTTTGGTGATCTGATCAACCCTTGGCTTTGGCCAAAGGTTTTCCCGGATTTTCGTTTTGAAACACTACCGAAGACAAAGAAGGGCGTTGTGGATGCGGGAGACGCCGCCACATTGTTAGTCGGTATTGGGACGCTTCTCAACGACCGGTTCCCGAAGTCCGGGCGGTCTATCGTGATTGGATCCGGAGTGGGGTATGGATCCGCACCCAAGATAAGTGAGCCGAGTAGAATCTACTGTGTTCGTGGACCGAAGTCAGCTGAAGCGTTGTCGCTTCCAGCGTCGATGGGGATCATTGATCCAGGAATTCTACTCCGTGAATACTACTCGAAAGCTGACTCAAGGTCGCACGAGTTTAGCTTCATGCCTCAGATTTCAAGTGTTGCCAAAGAACAGGGTTGCTGGAGACGAATTTGCGAGGATCTTGGCTTTGGGTATATCGATCCGCGCGACCCGGTTGAGAAATCCGCGAAGGCAATTGCGGAAACAGGAACGCTGCTTACAGAGTCAATGCATGGCGCCATTGTTGCCGAAGCACTTGGTGTTCCTTGGGTTCCCATCGTTACAAGACGAGAGATACTTGCCTTCAAATGGCACGACTGGTGCGAGTCTGTGGATGTCGAATATCAACCCGCTTTCGTGTCATCCATTACGCAGCCGGTGTCACCGACGTTTCGACAGAAGCTGAAATTGAGTGTTTCGCTACCGTTGGCCAAGCGGCAGCTTCAACACGCGTCAAAGCGGGAGCCGTCCCAAGCTCGCGATGGCGTGATCGACAGTCGCATCAGTCAACTCAAAGATGTGTTTGCCGAGGTGGCAAAGTGCGAGAGTGTTCAGTGCTAA
- the rfbB gene encoding dTDP-glucose 4,6-dehydratase: MQTLLVTGGAGFIGGQFVRDAVDNKLARIVNLDALTYAGNRDSIPSENEHHVFVQGSINDGELLDRLFADYSPDAVVHFAAESHVDRSIDGPGAFIETNINGTYQLLTTTRKHWQGLSGDTKDGFRFLHVSTDEVYGSLGAEGYFTETTPYAPSSPYSASKASSDHLVRAWHHTFGVPTLITNCSNNYGPYQFPEKLIPLVTLNAIGGRPLPVYGDGKNVRDWLYVGDHCSAIRTVLAQGRPGETYNVGGNCERQNIEIVRTICRTVNELCPNLAHECESLITYVTDRPGHDRRYAIDASKIRDELGWDPAHSFESAIVETIQWYLDNSTWVERVLSGEYRMERLGVGE; encoded by the coding sequence ATGCAAACCCTTCTCGTCACCGGCGGTGCCGGCTTCATCGGCGGCCAATTCGTACGCGATGCCGTGGATAACAAGCTGGCACGGATTGTCAACCTTGATGCGTTGACCTACGCGGGCAATCGTGATTCCATTCCGTCGGAGAATGAGCATCATGTTTTCGTCCAGGGAAGTATTAATGACGGTGAGCTGCTCGATCGGCTGTTCGCAGATTACTCACCCGATGCGGTTGTACACTTCGCTGCCGAATCGCATGTGGACCGCTCGATCGATGGTCCTGGGGCATTCATTGAAACCAATATCAACGGTACCTACCAACTTCTGACTACCACGCGAAAACACTGGCAGGGACTCAGCGGCGACACCAAGGACGGATTCCGCTTCCTGCATGTGTCCACCGATGAAGTTTATGGTTCACTGGGCGCCGAAGGCTACTTTACCGAGACAACGCCCTATGCTCCTAGCTCGCCCTACTCCGCTTCCAAAGCGTCTTCAGATCACCTGGTCCGTGCCTGGCACCACACCTTCGGCGTGCCGACCCTGATCACCAATTGCAGCAACAACTATGGCCCCTACCAGTTTCCCGAAAAGCTGATCCCGCTGGTCACGCTCAACGCGATCGGCGGCAGGCCGCTGCCGGTATATGGAGATGGCAAGAATGTTCGCGACTGGTTGTACGTCGGCGACCATTGCTCGGCGATCCGCACCGTGCTGGCCCAGGGCCGGCCGGGTGAAACCTACAACGTCGGCGGTAACTGCGAACGTCAGAACATCGAGATTGTACGAACGATCTGCCGGACGGTGAACGAACTTTGCCCGAACCTTGCACACGAATGTGAATCGCTGATCACCTACGTCACCGACCGCCCCGGTCACGACCGCCGCTACGCGATCGACGCGTCAAAAATCCGCGACGAACTCGGCTGGGACCCGGCCCACTCGTTTGAGTCCGCGATCGTGGAGACGATTCAGTGGTATTTGGACAACAGCACGTGGGTTGAACGTGTTTTGAGTGGGGAGTATCGGATGGAGAGATTGGGAGTGGGGGAGTAG
- a CDS encoding acyltransferase, with the protein MTTLLKTTVQTIAIAIISPLLLTHLLLSVTSSADSSLETHSQFLSLIPGKLGSYLRVAFYRFALDHCDPTATICFGVLFSKTGARLHQNVYIGPRCMIGLATLDDDVLLGPAVQIPSGPQSHGISRLDVPIRDQSGTLQRISIGRDSWIGGGSFVLADVAEQCVVGAGSIVTKPTQPQTISVGNPARPVGKRGEPSTVSASDTAGATATQVDEVRADGTLVS; encoded by the coding sequence GTGACCACCCTCCTGAAAACAACCGTCCAAACCATCGCCATCGCGATCATCTCACCGCTGCTGCTCACCCACCTGCTCCTCTCCGTCACCTCCTCCGCCGACAGCTCCCTCGAAACCCATTCCCAATTCCTCTCCCTGATCCCCGGCAAACTCGGCAGCTACCTCCGTGTGGCCTTTTACCGTTTTGCGCTCGACCACTGTGATCCCACCGCGACCATCTGTTTCGGCGTGTTGTTCTCGAAAACCGGTGCCCGGCTCCACCAAAACGTCTACATCGGCCCGCGTTGCATGATCGGTCTGGCCACACTCGACGACGACGTCCTACTCGGCCCGGCCGTGCAAATCCCCAGCGGTCCACAATCCCACGGCATCAGCCGGCTCGACGTCCCCATCCGCGATCAATCCGGAACGCTCCAGCGAATCAGCATCGGCCGCGACAGTTGGATCGGCGGCGGATCGTTCGTGTTGGCCGACGTCGCCGAGCAGTGCGTCGTCGGAGCCGGCAGCATCGTGACCAAACCGACCCAGCCACAGACCATTTCTGTCGGAAACCCCGCGCGACCGGTAGGCAAGCGGGGAGAACCGAGTACTGTCTCGGCTAGTGACACCGCGGGGGCAACTGCCACCCAAGTGGACGAAGTCCGCGCGGATGGAACGCTGGTCAGTTGA
- a CDS encoding sulfotransferase, translating into MASDGSGESPVFVSSRYRSGSTLLWRCFRENANFTAYYEPLNPRRWFDRSHRGSRVDATHRQVAEYWCEYCHLEETAVPWQDRWCSSDLYLPPGIPALSLLDYVNLLISTSPKRPILQFNRIDFRLHWLRRRFPDAFLVHLFRNPRDQWISTFLKGSPVGKQARVADFQEHDEFYLLPWLRDLRRYFDVLEEVDQMHPYEASYLLWRLSGAYAQAFCDHHISYEHFVNHPKQSLGDLGRKLGVNDLDSAESIASIDARSVNRWRSYDDGVWFREREAFVDKLLENCMELPPLVSDFAREVTAGYAATDTRAPIAAERSTQ; encoded by the coding sequence ATGGCATCCGATGGTAGCGGTGAATCGCCAGTTTTCGTTTCGTCAAGATACAGGTCCGGGTCAACATTGCTCTGGCGGTGCTTTCGTGAGAATGCAAACTTTACAGCGTACTACGAACCGCTGAATCCGAGACGCTGGTTTGATCGGAGCCACCGAGGTAGTCGCGTGGACGCGACTCATCGTCAGGTGGCAGAGTATTGGTGTGAATATTGCCATTTAGAAGAGACGGCTGTGCCCTGGCAAGATCGATGGTGCTCCAGTGACTTATATTTGCCACCAGGTATCCCAGCGTTGTCACTTCTAGACTATGTCAATTTACTGATCTCAACGTCACCAAAGAGGCCGATTCTGCAGTTCAATCGGATTGACTTTAGGCTGCACTGGCTTCGCCGAAGATTTCCTGATGCGTTCCTTGTGCATCTGTTTCGGAACCCGCGAGATCAATGGATTTCGACATTCCTAAAGGGCTCGCCAGTTGGCAAGCAGGCTCGCGTTGCGGATTTCCAGGAGCATGACGAGTTCTACCTATTACCTTGGCTGAGGGATTTGCGACGATATTTTGATGTGCTCGAGGAAGTTGACCAGATGCACCCCTACGAAGCATCGTACTTGCTCTGGCGGCTGTCAGGGGCATACGCTCAGGCATTCTGCGATCACCACATTTCCTACGAGCATTTCGTGAATCACCCAAAGCAATCGTTGGGCGACCTCGGGAGGAAGTTGGGTGTTAATGACTTGGACTCAGCCGAGTCAATCGCTTCGATCGACGCACGAAGCGTCAATCGTTGGCGCAGCTACGATGACGGCGTTTGGTTCCGCGAACGCGAGGCGTTTGTGGACAAATTGCTGGAAAACTGCATGGAACTCCCCCCGCTTGTCTCCGATTTCGCCAGGGAAGTCACTGCAGGTTACGCCGCAACCGACACTCGCGCACCGATCGCCGCCGAGCGCTCCACGCAATGA